The genomic segment GTCCATTCGCCAGGCTCGTAATTGCGGTGCAGGCTGACCCATTCGTTGCCGCTCGCGTGCAGCCCGGCCTGCATGCCGCGATAGGCTTGCAGGTCATCGTGCCCGACCACGGAGAACGGCGAGTTGATGAGCCGGCTGTACATGCTGGTTCGCTGCAACAACTCGGGCGGCGCGCCTTTCAGGCGCAGGGTCCAGCTTTCGATCAGCGTCTTGTCGACCGCGATCGGTTTGACGACGCGGATCGCCTGGATCGCGCCCTTGATCGTCAGGTTCGGGTAGTACACGGTGTTGTGCCGGGCCATGCCGAGGATCTGCGCCGTCTTCTGCGCGCCGTAGCGCGCCTGCATCGCGTCGTCGTAGGCGGCAATCGCCTTGTATTTGCTGTGGATGCTGAAGTGCACGCCGGTGAAGCTGTGGCCGTTGTCGTAGGTGCGGATGCCCATGTCCTCGAAGAACTTGTAGTCCGACATGAAGGGAACGAACTGCTCGATCGCCATCGGCTTGGGCTCGTCTTCAGGCTTGTCGGCCCACATGCGTTTGGCGGTGCCCGCCGAGGATTCATGCGCGACCATCGGGTGCATGGTGTCGTTCAGGTTCTCGACGAACATCTTCCAGTTGCACTGGTGCATGAAGCGCAGGCAGCCGCCGGCGATTTCCAGTTCACCTTCGGGCGAACGGTCGACCATGTTGTCGATGGAGCTCAGCGAAGCGCCGAAATACTCGTCGAAGCCGGGGCCTGCGTCGCTGATCTTCACGAAGATGAAGCCGCGGTGGCTGCGCACATGCCCTACGCTGGCCAGGCCCTTGCCCGATGCGCACTCGTGCAGCCGGGTGTGCTCGTAGCCCGTCTTCAGCGGAATCGCCAGCGGCGCGCCGTCGGTCTTGAAGGTCCAGGCGTGGTACGGGCAGCGAAAGAACTTGCCGGTGTTGCCGCAAGGCCCGTTCACGAGCCGCGACCCCTTGTGGGCGCAGCGGTTCATCAGCACGCGCACGCTGCCGTCGGTATGGCGCACCACGATCAGCGGCTGGCCCGCGATTTCGTTGCTGATCCAGTCGCCCGCTTTCGGCAACTGGCTTTCGTGGCCAACGTAGTTCCAGGTGTTGGCGAAGAAATGCTGCTGCTCCAGCTCGAACAGTTCCTGGCTGATGTACAGGTCGCGGTGCACGCGGTCGCTTTGCACCAGCGCGCGAATCGCATCGGGGTTGTCTCGGTACGAGGTCATGGCTCGCGTGGCTCCTTGGTTCAGATGTCGAGCACCAGGCGTGCGCCCTTGGCGCGGGAGATGCAAATCTGCATGACGCTGCCCTGCGCCTTCTCGCGGGCGCTGAGCACATGGTCGCGGTGGTCGATCCCGCCTTCGAGCACCGGCACCGCGCACACGCCGCATGCGCCGCGCTTGCAGTCGAACATGGGGTCGCAGCCGTTCTCGATCAGGCAGTCGAGTATGCTTTGGCCGGCCGGCACGGTAAAGCGCTGGCCCGACCGGGCCAGTTCCACCTCGAAGGGCTGGTCGCCTTCTGCTGCGGCGGGCGCGGCAAAAATCTCCCAGTGCACACGGCCAG from the Verminephrobacter eiseniae EF01-2 genome contains:
- a CDS encoding aromatic ring-hydroxylating dioxygenase subunit alpha, with the protein product MTSYRDNPDAIRALVQSDRVHRDLYISQELFELEQQHFFANTWNYVGHESQLPKAGDWISNEIAGQPLIVVRHTDGSVRVLMNRCAHKGSRLVNGPCGNTGKFFRCPYHAWTFKTDGAPLAIPLKTGYEHTRLHECASGKGLASVGHVRSHRGFIFVKISDAGPGFDEYFGASLSSIDNMVDRSPEGELEIAGGCLRFMHQCNWKMFVENLNDTMHPMVAHESSAGTAKRMWADKPEDEPKPMAIEQFVPFMSDYKFFEDMGIRTYDNGHSFTGVHFSIHSKYKAIAAYDDAMQARYGAQKTAQILGMARHNTVYYPNLTIKGAIQAIRVVKPIAVDKTLIESWTLRLKGAPPELLQRTSMYSRLINSPFSVVGHDDLQAYRGMQAGLHASGNEWVSLHRNYEPGEWTGGEVTTGGTNELPMRNQYRSWVLRMTETM